In a single window of the Flavivirga spongiicola genome:
- a CDS encoding T9SS type B sorting domain-containing protein has translation MIKSYLLILFFLGTIQFTFSQIKVDDKKYTSEQLIKEVLINSPCAKVENITSSTGTATGNNGIGFFTKEDSNFPLSSGIILSSGKAKNARGPNPSSGIPALGDGNTNLDALGFPTWKGDADLERAIGLATNSTYNASVIEFDFIPTANSINFRFLMASEEYAENFPCEFSDSFAFLLRPIGSTSPYKNLAVIPETTIPISVVNIHNAISNVGSSCPAKNARFFDKLNTGANAASSAINFNGQTKVFTASSTVIPNQRYHIKLVIADFEDGDYDTSVFLEAGSFDIGGSLGKNRTIANGNPGCNGTPIILDATLGTGTTYQWLKNNVDIAGETNPTYNVTVDGEYSVKVNLAGTCSSTLGPVKIEFTTPPFISTHPKDMILCEMDKDLKESFDFTENSKLVLGKQDKNKFRVSYHKTQKDADENTNQITLPYVNTTQSEVVFVRIADLTQSCFLTDSFTISVEKQPIANTPIAFEQCDDDTNGKISFDLSTKVSEILDTQNAADFTVTFYGSLAAANTGTPGTEIVAPIINTTNPQEIFARVENKKHPPCFATTAVTLIVNPLPVVKDVVELKQCDDDTDGISLFNLTEANRLISKNYKEETFTYYISKADAQNSLNAIATPTTYKIPVPISSKVFAKVKTNKGCSRITEVNLVVGATQIPASFDLKYELCDNKITDNDDTNGIVSFDFSDATNKIKALFPSGQQISISYYQNLNDALSESKAIGNTSDYRNTSSPYQQKIYVRIDSDAVNACLGLGKHITLEVKPLPKTNIIKDFIKCSNTDTAVFDFQTKTDEIIGLQTEKILVSYHTTLSDAMNDRNPMNAKHQNISNPQMVYIRAQFDTNNNGLKDPGECYSTAMKFNLIVNRNPILSSGNLSNCSNTIQTMYDLTQSKTQITQGENSVQLNFYESEEDHTNNIPIASPNTYTSNVLEKTLIVSGKSTKGCSTKTTLILKTILNLKITKVLDKIEECETDQDGLDIFDLTVRENQLLNGIDQNTVSITYYENEADAIAGNNGNIPSPKKYKNSIAKSQTVYIRVKQKGSKCYQVVPVVLIVNFIAPIDLKEEYILCFDDQNKPKAPYLILPTKLDPDIYNFEWFLGDKPETSNLISGENGSQLVADEVGTYWVRAIVKKSGCDIFKNTVVIGSYIPKSIEIQRTNETFSGNNILEVTVDGKGSYEYMLDDGDFQSSNVFNGVLFGERTITVRDINACGSKTKKIFVIDHPKYFTPNGDGVNDIWNVVGVNLLKDVRISIFDRYGVLIKQIHPSGEGWNGNFNGNPMPSTDYWFRILFTENGLQKLYKSHFTLKR, from the coding sequence ATGATCAAAAGCTACCTACTAATCTTATTTTTTCTAGGAACAATTCAATTTACTTTTTCACAAATAAAAGTAGATGATAAAAAATATACCTCGGAACAATTAATCAAAGAGGTTTTAATTAATAGTCCATGTGCGAAGGTTGAAAATATAACATCTTCGACGGGCACTGCAACGGGCAATAATGGAATAGGCTTCTTTACCAAAGAAGATTCTAATTTCCCCTTATCCAGTGGAATTATTCTATCATCTGGAAAGGCAAAAAATGCGAGAGGCCCCAATCCCAGTTCAGGAATTCCTGCCTTGGGTGATGGTAACACTAATCTAGACGCGTTAGGTTTTCCGACATGGAAAGGAGACGCCGATTTAGAGCGAGCAATAGGTTTAGCTACCAATTCTACTTACAATGCATCGGTAATAGAATTTGACTTTATACCTACGGCCAATTCCATTAACTTTAGATTTTTGATGGCCTCAGAAGAATATGCGGAAAATTTCCCTTGTGAATTTTCTGATTCTTTTGCCTTCTTATTACGTCCTATAGGAAGTACCTCTCCTTACAAAAATCTTGCGGTCATACCCGAAACAACAATCCCCATTTCGGTTGTTAACATTCATAATGCGATATCCAATGTAGGTAGCAGTTGTCCTGCTAAAAATGCACGGTTCTTCGATAAATTGAATACCGGAGCCAACGCTGCTAGTTCCGCGATTAATTTTAATGGGCAAACGAAGGTTTTTACCGCATCCTCTACCGTAATTCCAAATCAACGATATCACATAAAATTGGTCATTGCTGATTTTGAGGACGGCGATTATGATACTTCTGTTTTTTTAGAGGCAGGTAGTTTTGATATAGGAGGTTCACTAGGAAAGAATAGAACAATCGCAAACGGCAACCCAGGTTGTAATGGTACTCCTATAATTTTAGATGCGACTTTAGGAACTGGGACTACCTACCAGTGGTTAAAAAATAATGTAGATATAGCTGGGGAGACAAACCCTACATACAATGTTACAGTGGATGGAGAATACAGTGTAAAGGTAAATTTAGCTGGTACTTGTTCTAGCACTTTAGGCCCCGTTAAAATAGAATTCACCACACCTCCATTTATTTCGACCCATCCTAAAGATATGATTCTTTGCGAAATGGATAAGGACTTAAAAGAAAGTTTTGACTTTACCGAAAACAGTAAGCTCGTTTTGGGTAAGCAAGACAAAAATAAGTTTAGAGTCAGTTACCATAAAACTCAGAAAGATGCAGACGAGAATACCAATCAGATAACATTACCCTATGTAAACACCACTCAGAGCGAGGTTGTTTTCGTACGTATTGCGGACCTTACGCAAAGTTGCTTTCTTACCGATTCATTTACGATTAGCGTAGAAAAACAGCCGATAGCCAATACGCCTATTGCTTTTGAACAATGCGACGATGATACAAATGGAAAAATTAGTTTTGACCTCTCGACAAAAGTTTCTGAAATTTTGGACACGCAAAATGCAGCTGATTTTACGGTCACATTTTATGGTAGTTTAGCGGCTGCCAATACAGGCACGCCAGGTACCGAAATCGTAGCTCCAATAATAAACACAACAAATCCTCAAGAAATATTTGCCCGTGTCGAAAATAAAAAACACCCTCCATGTTTTGCTACTACGGCAGTTACGCTAATTGTAAACCCATTGCCCGTAGTTAAGGATGTTGTAGAGTTGAAACAATGTGATGATGACACAGATGGCATATCACTATTTAACCTAACAGAGGCCAACCGATTGATTTCCAAAAATTACAAGGAAGAAACCTTTACCTATTACATCTCAAAGGCAGACGCTCAAAACTCTCTTAATGCAATTGCTACGCCAACAACCTACAAAATCCCTGTACCTATTTCTTCAAAAGTATTCGCGAAGGTAAAAACCAATAAAGGGTGCTCAAGAATTACTGAAGTGAATCTTGTGGTTGGAGCCACCCAAATACCTGCATCTTTTGATCTCAAATATGAACTTTGCGATAATAAAATAACAGATAATGATGATACCAATGGTATTGTGAGTTTTGATTTTAGTGACGCCACTAATAAGATCAAAGCATTATTTCCCTCGGGACAACAAATTTCAATATCATATTATCAGAACCTAAATGATGCCCTTTCAGAAAGCAAAGCTATCGGTAATACTAGTGATTATAGAAACACTTCCTCTCCCTATCAACAAAAAATATATGTCCGGATTGATAGTGATGCCGTAAATGCTTGTTTGGGTCTAGGGAAACATATTACTCTAGAAGTGAAACCGCTTCCCAAAACAAATATTATAAAAGATTTTATAAAATGTAGTAATACAGATACGGCCGTATTCGATTTTCAAACAAAAACTGATGAAATAATAGGCTTGCAAACAGAAAAAATTCTCGTTAGCTATCATACAACACTCTCCGATGCCATGAATGATAGGAACCCCATGAATGCAAAACATCAAAACATCAGTAATCCTCAAATGGTATATATTCGAGCTCAATTTGACACCAATAATAATGGGCTAAAAGACCCAGGTGAATGTTACTCAACTGCGATGAAATTTAATTTAATCGTAAACCGAAATCCGATTTTATCATCTGGTAATCTTAGTAATTGTAGTAACACCATCCAAACAATGTATGATTTGACGCAAAGCAAAACGCAGATTACCCAGGGGGAAAATTCCGTTCAATTGAATTTTTACGAATCCGAAGAAGATCACACGAACAATATACCTATTGCGTCACCGAATACATATACAAGCAACGTCTTGGAAAAAACTTTGATTGTATCGGGCAAGTCAACGAAAGGATGCTCTACTAAAACAACACTCATCTTAAAGACTATTTTAAACTTAAAGATTACCAAGGTATTGGACAAAATAGAAGAATGTGAGACCGATCAAGATGGGTTAGACATATTTGATTTGACGGTTCGAGAAAATCAACTCTTAAATGGCATTGATCAAAATACAGTTTCCATTACTTATTATGAAAACGAGGCAGATGCAATAGCAGGAAATAACGGCAACATTCCTAGTCCAAAAAAATATAAAAATTCAATAGCAAAATCACAGACCGTTTATATTCGTGTAAAACAAAAGGGCAGTAAATGCTATCAGGTGGTTCCTGTTGTTTTAATTGTAAATTTCATAGCTCCCATAGATTTAAAAGAAGAATACATACTATGTTTTGATGACCAAAACAAGCCCAAAGCGCCATACCTTATTCTTCCTACAAAGCTAGATCCGGATATCTACAATTTCGAATGGTTTTTAGGGGATAAACCTGAAACTTCCAATTTAATTTCAGGAGAGAATGGTTCTCAACTAGTGGCAGATGAAGTAGGCACGTATTGGGTAAGGGCAATAGTTAAGAAAAGTGGGTGCGATATTTTTAAAAATACTGTTGTAATTGGCTCATATATACCTAAAAGTATAGAAATACAAAGAACAAATGAAACCTTTTCAGGAAACAATATTTTAGAAGTCACTGTAGATGGAAAGGGCAGTTATGAATATATGTTAGACGATGGCGATTTTCAATCTTCGAATGTTTTTAATGGTGTTTTGTTCGGAGAAAGAACAATAACTGTCAGGGATATAAATGCTTGTGGAAGTAAGACGAAAAAAATATTCGTTATCGACCACCCAAAATATTTTACACCAAATGGAGATGGCGTTAATGATATTTGGAATGTTGTTGGTGTCAACTTATTAAAAGATGTTAGAATTTCAATCTTTGACAGGTATGGCGTTCTAATTAAACAAATCCATCCATCTGGAGAAGGTTGGAATGGTAATTTTAATGGAA